Proteins co-encoded in one Caldisericia bacterium genomic window:
- a CDS encoding AEC family transporter, whose translation MINKIVSFLIIILLGFILKRIKFFTEKDGELLKKIIFNISLPALIFVSLTSSKFEGKFFLLFIMVPLAMIVQFFLLFITGLLLTKDKKMRASIILSGVMGNTAFLGYPLIEHVLGNTSLPYGILFDQINFYFFLIFLLPVLAHIGGGDRGGIKKFFISPPFFAFIIGLILRNFTIPSLIMEPLILLKYTISPLVMLYLGINLELNIKPKEIKYLLPVSVFKLLIFPFIILLISSVLRLEPFILKPSLLQGMMPTMMASTIFGAEIGLDKKLLTKGVTLTTLLSPLTLTLLSNILL comes from the coding sequence ATGATAAATAAAATAGTATCCTTTTTAATAATAATACTGCTCGGATTTATTCTAAAGCGGATTAAGTTTTTTACTGAAAAGGATGGAGAGCTTCTCAAGAAAATCATATTCAACATATCTTTGCCAGCTCTCATATTTGTCTCTCTAACCTCATCAAAATTTGAAGGGAAATTTTTTCTACTTTTTATCATGGTTCCTCTGGCTATGATAGTTCAGTTTTTCCTTTTATTTATTACAGGACTCCTTTTAACAAAAGATAAAAAAATGAGAGCATCAATTATACTCTCTGGAGTTATGGGTAATACTGCTTTTCTGGGTTATCCTCTCATAGAACATGTTTTAGGAAACACTTCCTTGCCTTATGGAATACTCTTTGATCAAATAAACTTCTACTTCTTTCTAATATTTCTCCTTCCCGTACTTGCCCACATTGGAGGAGGAGATAGAGGGGGAATTAAAAAATTCTTTATATCACCACCATTTTTTGCCTTTATAATAGGATTAATTTTGAGGAATTTTACAATACCGAGTTTAATCATGGAGCCCCTCATCCTTCTAAAATATACTATAAGTCCTCTTGTAATGCTTTACCTTGGCATAAACCTTGAACTCAACATTAAACCAAAGGAGATAAAGTATCTTTTACCTGTGAGTGTATTTAAACTTTTGATTTTCCCTTTTATAATACTCCTCATATCCTCTGTTCTAAGATTGGAACCCTTTATACTTAAACCATCCCTTCTTCAGGGAATGATGCCAACAATGATGGCATCAACCATCTTTGGAGCAGAGATAGGGCTTGATAAGAAACTACTTACCAAAGGGGTTACCTTAACAACATTACTCTCCCCTTTAACATTAACATTGCTTAGCAATATACTTCTATAA
- a CDS encoding CbiX/SirB N-terminal domain-containing protein yields the protein MKKCYVIIGRGDIPTDFPRKELGEYFSLKAKIIGGEILSKEESDRFEELNESLRKWKRNNRNDEYWEGFFDVISHIMRNAGTSIYFGFYDYCSPSITEAIDRAVKNGCKRIIVAPVMIIPGDRVCEIEIKERLEFSKILHPEAEIIYAWPYPEEEIADFIIKQIERFDNDK from the coding sequence ATGAAGAAGTGTTATGTGATCATAGGAAGGGGAGATATTCCTACAGATTTCCCAAGAAAAGAACTTGGAGAGTATTTTAGTCTAAAGGCGAAAATCATAGGTGGTGAAATTCTATCCAAAGAGGAGTCAGACAGATTCGAAGAACTTAATGAATCGTTAAGAAAATGGAAGAGAAACAACAGAAACGATGAGTACTGGGAAGGATTTTTTGATGTAATTTCTCATATTATGAGAAATGCAGGAACTTCAATCTATTTTGGATTTTATGATTATTGTTCTCCATCAATAACTGAAGCAATTGACAGAGCGGTGAAAAATGGATGTAAAAGGATAATAGTGGCTCCAGTTATGATCATTCCAGGTGATAGAGTATGTGAAATTGAAATAAAAGAGAGACTTGAATTTTCTAAGATTTTACATCCAGAAGCAGAGATCATATATGCATGGCCATACCCAGAAGAGGAGATTGCAGATTTTATTATAAAACAGATAGAGCGGTTTGATAATGATAAATAA
- a CDS encoding YjbQ family protein — translation MLKTISVRTTRRIEAMDITEEVRSVVRGSGVRDGICVVFVPHTTAAITINENADPSVMRDVLSTLSKLIPHHGDYTHLEGNADSHIKSSIIGSSREIIIEDGEILLGTWQGIFFLEFDGPRTRKVFVKVVGG, via the coding sequence ATGTTAAAAACTATATCGGTAAGAACGACAAGAAGGATTGAAGCTATGGATATTACAGAAGAGGTAAGGAGTGTTGTTAGAGGGTCAGGGGTGAGAGATGGAATCTGTGTTGTTTTTGTTCCACACACCACTGCCGCAATTACAATAAATGAGAATGCAGATCCCTCTGTTATGAGGGATGTTCTTTCAACACTCTCAAAACTTATTCCACACCACGGAGATTATACCCACCTTGAAGGTAACGCCGATTCACACATAAAGTCATCTATAATTGGTTCTTCAAGGGAGATAATCATTGAAGATGGAGAGATCCTTCTCGGAACATGGCAGGGCATATTCTTTCTTGAATTTGATGGGCCGAGAACAAGGAAGGTCTTTGTCAAGGTGGTGGGGGGATGA
- a CDS encoding HD domain-containing protein, producing MDDNLLDFELTDLLYVIKKLLRLNYISLNKCGKFIELGSLKEEAKKVLRRDGEAEIILNRENEFSPIDKLTVNKFLNIVNMICTVESENTNLKKTMAILRQLPELLDVFTLNISINKLLPMLSKELSLMANFEGCKICFTYNNEKYEGSFGRDFHCENLKSILDNLELSVKFDIARVIWETKDIGAKTQIYIKFKEPVSKEKVEEFYPMIEMIVHILHTFLTEYAKRRDIERFTDEFLNVFVSALEAKDPFTKGHSIGVAYYAKKIAEKMNFTDEKIKKIKIASLLHDIGKIAISETILRKAGSLTPYEYEEIKKHPDWSYKIISQVNSFKNIALWARFHHERLDGSGYPLGLTGEEIPVESQIIAISDTIESMIAGRPYAERKTRREIIEEIKKFLGRYWREDVGRAAIEILKEEEENVKNYIGKNDKKD from the coding sequence ATGGATGATAATCTTCTGGACTTTGAACTAACAGACCTTCTCTATGTAATTAAGAAACTTTTAAGGTTGAACTACATAAGTTTGAATAAATGCGGGAAATTTATTGAGCTTGGATCTTTAAAAGAAGAGGCTAAAAAAGTACTCAGAAGAGATGGAGAAGCTGAAATTATACTAAATAGAGAAAATGAATTTTCTCCAATAGATAAATTGACTGTTAACAAATTCTTGAATATTGTTAACATGATATGCACGGTTGAAAGTGAAAATACAAACCTTAAAAAGACAATGGCGATACTGAGACAATTGCCTGAACTTTTAGATGTATTTACCCTCAACATCTCCATTAACAAGCTACTCCCCATGCTTTCCAAAGAACTTTCTCTAATGGCAAATTTTGAAGGTTGTAAAATCTGTTTTACATACAACAACGAGAAGTATGAGGGCTCTTTTGGAAGAGATTTTCACTGTGAAAATCTAAAATCCATATTAGATAATCTTGAACTTAGTGTTAAGTTTGATATAGCAAGGGTGATATGGGAAACAAAGGATATAGGGGCTAAAACACAGATATACATAAAATTTAAGGAACCTGTAAGTAAGGAAAAGGTAGAAGAATTTTATCCAATGATTGAGATGATTGTTCATATACTCCATACATTCCTCACAGAGTATGCAAAGAGAAGAGATATTGAAAGATTCACAGATGAGTTCCTGAATGTATTTGTATCAGCACTTGAGGCAAAGGATCCATTTACCAAAGGTCATAGTATTGGAGTTGCATACTATGCCAAAAAAATAGCAGAGAAGATGAATTTTACCGATGAAAAAATAAAAAAAATAAAGATAGCTTCACTTCTTCACGATATAGGAAAGATAGCCATAAGCGAGACAATACTTAGAAAGGCAGGGTCCCTTACCCCCTATGAGTATGAAGAGATAAAGAAACATCCAGACTGGAGTTACAAGATTATATCCCAGGTGAATTCCTTCAAAAATATAGCGCTATGGGCAAGATTTCATCATGAAAGGCTTGATGGTTCAGGTTATCCCCTTGGATTAACAGGGGAGGAGATTCCTGTTGAATCTCAAATAATTGCAATTTCTGACACTATAGAGTCTATGATAGCTGGAAGACCTTATGCCGAAAGAAAAACAAGGAGAGAAATAATTGAGGAGATTAAAAAATTTTTGGGGAGGTATTGGAGAGAGGATGTTGGTAGGGCTGCCATAGAGATATTAAAGGAGGAAGAGGAAAATGTTAAAAACTATATCGGTAAGAACGACAAGAAGGATTGA
- a CDS encoding alcohol dehydrogenase catalytic domain-containing protein, translating to MKVLRYYRRRDIRVEEDERKDVGKDEVRVKILWCGICTTDLIEFVRGPILYPKNRPIIPGHEFGGEIVEVGENINDLEVGDLVFVSPLIYCGKCKYCINGRENLCLNGGYLGITHDGGFREEIVLNRRNVYKAPKDINPELLVFAEPMAAIIHASLMGVGEKFLVIGFGTVGYIMAQFLRNMGGDVTVLEVIEERREMAKEMGFRILESESEKFDTVFEVAGASIEAIQSSDPIKASIKYVDPGGKVVIFGIHYIPITLNILDALTRELSISTSYLYTPPDFEKAVSIISNGEIDLSRIITKKILLDDIEEEGFIELETNKKEHFKIIVTPYKEMIENG from the coding sequence ATGAAGGTTTTAAGATACTATAGAAGAAGAGACATAAGAGTAGAGGAAGATGAAAGGAAGGATGTAGGAAAGGATGAGGTAAGGGTAAAGATCCTCTGGTGTGGAATATGCACCACTGATCTTATAGAATTTGTAAGGGGTCCCATCCTCTATCCAAAGAATAGACCTATAATTCCAGGACATGAGTTTGGTGGAGAGATAGTTGAGGTTGGAGAGAATATCAACGATCTTGAGGTTGGTGATCTTGTCTTCGTCTCTCCTCTTATCTATTGTGGAAAATGTAAGTACTGTATCAATGGAAGAGAGAATCTTTGTTTAAATGGGGGGTATTTAGGTATCACCCATGATGGTGGATTTAGAGAAGAGATTGTTTTAAATAGAAGAAATGTTTACAAAGCTCCAAAAGATATAAATCCAGAACTCCTTGTCTTTGCAGAACCTATGGCAGCTATTATCCATGCTTCTTTAATGGGGGTTGGAGAGAAGTTTCTTGTAATTGGTTTTGGAACAGTTGGATACATTATGGCGCAGTTTTTAAGAAATATGGGAGGAGATGTAACTGTTCTTGAGGTTATTGAAGAAAGGAGAGAGATGGCTAAAGAGATGGGATTTAGAATCCTTGAGAGTGAAAGTGAGAAGTTTGACACAGTTTTTGAGGTTGCTGGGGCAAGTATTGAAGCAATCCAATCTTCAGATCCGATAAAAGCTTCCATAAAGTATGTTGATCCAGGTGGAAAAGTTGTAATTTTTGGAATTCATTATATTCCAATAACATTAAACATCCTTGATGCTTTAACCAGAGAACTCTCAATATCTACATCGTACCTCTACACTCCACCAGATTTTGAGAAAGCTGTGTCTATAATTTCGAATGGAGAGATTGATTTAAGCAGGATTATAACAAAAAAGATTCTTCTTGATGATATTGAGGAAGAGGGTTTTATAGAGCTTGAGACGAACAAAAAGGAGCATTTTAAAATAATCGTCACTCCATACAAGGAGATGATCGAGAATGGATGA